One Ananas comosus cultivar F153 linkage group 23, ASM154086v1, whole genome shotgun sequence genomic window carries:
- the LOC109728113 gene encoding uncharacterized protein LOC109728113, producing the protein MAYRRKHVMTRSATFVEDCRSFPDPDGDSLSSPSLAAQAIRASAAHRHSASFSSAYGNSTSVAAASGRRRLSQESNTVEYTSMKSLTEPKHGFWGVLARKAKAILEDDNDNGVPNKSGDYGTDQPQTRTSPTSFQNLQSNSSSESYRKPESPAFQRGSEAIKDIGGRIRNAFEEGLTMVENRTADIIQETRKLQIGRKNSSSNLQNLDVDSPNLSSNQSEQETQLKASRDAAYAMAAKAKLHLRQLKTVKADLAFAKERCAQLEEENKMLRENRQKGNNSEDDDLIRLQLETLLAEKARLAHENSLYARENRFLREIVEFHQLTMQDVVHFDEEDIEEVDDVDPIEMLPNLSPIHTAHDVHSSAIPSPPSPTSNPNGQSSPNPSVRSGSPISPHSPKQHGLETPPEETKVIQ; encoded by the exons ATGGCGTACCGGAGGAAGCACGTCATGACTCGGTCCGCCACCTTCGTCGAGGACTGCCGATCCTTCCCCGATCCCGACGGCGACTCATTGTCGTCACCCTCGCTCGCAGCCCAGGCCATTCGTGCCTCCGCGGCGCACCGCCACTCCGCTTCGTTCTCCTCTGCCTACGGCAACTCCAcctccgtcgccgccgcctccggccgCCGTAGGCTATCCCAG GAGTCTAACACCGTTGAGTACACATCAATGAAAAGCTTAACCGAGCCAAAGCATGGATTCTGGGGTGTTTTGGCAAGGAAAGCTAAAGCAATCCTCGAAGACGATAATGACAATGGTGTTCCGAATAAATCTGGAGATTATGGCACAGATCAGCCTCAAACACGTACCTCACCGACAAGTTTTCAG AATCTGCAATCCAACTCATCCTCTGAAAGTTACCGAAAGCCGGAAAGCCCTGCATTCCAGAGAGGCTCAGAAGCAATAAAAGATATCGGGGGGCGAATCCGAAATGCCTTCGAA GAGGGTTTGACAATGGTGGAGAACAGGACTGCTGATATTATTCAGGAAACAAGAAAGCTACAGATCGGAAGAAAGAACAGCAGTTCCAACTTACAGAATCTGGATGTCGATTCGCCGAATCTCTCTTCGAATCAAAGCGAACAAGAGACTCAACTAAAAGCTTCTCGCGAC GCTGCTTATGCGATGGCTGCGAAAGCCAAACTTCATTTGCGGCAACTGAAAACGGTGAAAGCCGACCTTGCTTTCGCAAAAGAGCGCTGTGCTCAGCTCGAAGAGGAGAACAAGATGTTGCGGGAGAATCGCCAAAAGGGTAACAACAGTGAAGATGATGATCTG ATAAGACTCCAGTTGGAAACACTGTTAGCCGAGAAGGCGAGGCTGGCGCACGAGAACTCTTTATATGCACGGGAGAACCGATTCCTCCGCGAGATCGTGGAGTTCCATCAACTTACCATGCAGGATGTCGTCCATTTTGACGAGGAGGACATCGAAGAGGTCGACGACGTTGACCCGATCGAAATGCTACCCAATCTCTCACCAATTCATACAGCTCATGATGTGCACTCTTCCGCCATACCGAGCCCTCCGTCTCCAACCTCTAATCCTAATGGACAATCATCTCCAAATCCCAGTGTTCGGTCTGGGAGTCCGATTAGCCCTCACTCTCCGAAACAACATGGCTTAGAGACTCCACCAGAAGAAACAAAGGTGATTCAATGA
- the LOC109728114 gene encoding NADH dehydrogenase [ubiquinone] 1 alpha subcomplex subunit 1-like translates to MAKLFWLEAVLPLGIIAGMLCVMGNAQYYIHKAAHGRPKHVGNDVWDVAMERRDKKLMEEYSSAGN, encoded by the exons ATGGCGAAGCTCTTTTGGTTGGAGGCGGTTCTTCCGCTGGGGATCATCGCGGGGATGCTGTGCGTGATGGGGAACGCCCAATACTACATTCACAAAGCCGCTCATGGACGG CCGAAGCATGTTGGGAACGATGTTTGGGATGTGGCGATGGAGAGGAGGGATAAGAAGCTCATGGAGGAGTACTCCTCTGCTGGAAACTAG
- the LOC109728010 gene encoding pentatricopeptide repeat-containing protein At1g11900-like, translated as MRFSSQIPLFRSISRISIAGIGSFARFRSQNRFFIGCFRERSSLGSQNRNGSRTCSLSRRSIMCADLVDNGLLPFAAAAHDIFNMRTNRRSMVTWDSDDDGEITNNFDLFYSTSKGKNISDKDICSAYIEMLCSSGNLAEAVSLLRHLQNRQTHVSLNVYNILLSLAAEANNFSLFSKIFKYLLTSKVPPDFTSYCNVAKAFQKVDDSELLLKFIRDVSEITCDREPTVVNRIVFAVGDSGQIDKSLMIFEELKKIQFDVNVVTFNTVLGILGRSGQVDRMLSEFTQMKDLGYSPDLVTYNTVINCLRRMGKFGLCKDFAREMFEKGINMDLRTYTAVIDGLGRAGHVEEALNMFSEMKKSQQPSIYIYRALISDLKRAGKFELALNLSEEMNSTSSKLIGPKDFKPKQKVKMS; from the exons ATGCGTTTCTCCTCGCAAATTCCCCTTTTCCGATCCATTTCTCGCATTTCAATTGCAGGAATTGGGTCTTTTGCTAGGTTTCGATCCCAAAATCGCTTCTTCATCGGTTGCTTCAGAGAAAGGAGCTCTTTGGGATCTCAAAATCGTAATGGGTCTCGCACTTGTTCCCTTTCTCGG AGAAGTATCATGTGTGCCGACCTTGTTGATAATGGTCTTTTACCGTTCGCTGCAGCTGCGcatgatattttcaatatgCGCACCAATCGGCGATCGATGGTGACATGGGATTCTGATGATGATGGAGAGATTACTAAcaattttgatcttttctatTCTACTTCAAAAGGTAAGAACATTTCGGACAAAGATATATGTAGTGCTTATATCGAGATGCTCTGTAGCTCTGGTAATCTAGCAGAAGCTGTTTCTTTGCTGAGACATTTGCAAAATAGACAGACCCATGTCAGTCTTAATGTTTATAACATCCTTCTTAGCTTGGCAGCTGAGGCCAACAATTTCAGTTTGTTCTCCAAGATATTCAAGTATTTGCTAACTTCGAAAGTGCCCCCTGATTTTACTTCTTACTGCAATGTTGCAAAGGCTTTTCAGAAGGTTGATGACTCGGAACTACTGCTCAAATTTATCAGGGATGTATCGGAAATAACTTGTGATAGAGAACCTACTGTCGTGAACAGGATCGTGTTTGCGGTTGGTGATTCTGGACAAATTGACAAAAGCTTGATGATATTCGAAGAGCTGAAGAAGATTCAATTTGACGTCAATGTGGTCACATTCAACACAGTTTTGGGAATATTGGGAAGATCAGGTCAGGTGGATCGAATGCTTTCTGAGTTCACGCAAATGAAAGATTTGGGTTATTCTCCCGATTTAGTTACATACAATACGGTTATTAATTGCCTACGCAGAATGGGGAAGTTTGGTCTCTGCAAAGATTTTGCAAGAGAGATGTTTGAGAAAGGTATCAATATGGATCTAAGGACTTATACTGCAGTAATTGATGGTCTTGGACGGGCCGGCCATGTTGAAGAGGCGCTCAATATGTTTTCGGAGATGAAAAAGTCTCAACAGCCTTCAATATATATCTACCGTGCTCTAATTAGCGACTTAAAACGGGCTGGGAAGTTCGAACTGGCATTGAATTTGTCCGAGGAGATGAACTCAACAAGTTCGAAACTTATCGGTCCTAAAGATTTCAAGCCAAAACAAAAGGTCAAAATGAGTTGA
- the LOC109728345 gene encoding pentatricopeptide repeat-containing protein At3g14730-like gives FSSTAAARTRPREARAVHALLVTSGALRSSPSALTALISAYSALSLPALALRALVASPLPPNLVSFNAAITALASHSLPSAALDLFRRLRRALPDEPPDAFSFPPVLRACADLPAPHAHLHLRALHALLLKSRLHRDLFVASALVRSYLRLRLPDDAAHLFDECGGEAGALGPERVGDVVLWNALLNGLAQLGRFGPALECFRRMLGAGVAPSKFTVTGILSVFTATADLGSGRKVHAFAVKAAHDREASVANALVDLYGKCHELGDATEVFASIADDDRDLFSWNSMLCALHYSADNVGVLRLLAHMRRSAIWPDAVTMAAVLLTSGMFGNNGGGSLDVFAANALEDMYAKSGALEDARRVFDRMPEHDSASWNIMIDGYASHGRGGEALRLFDRMTAVEKLAPDAVTLLGALTACSHAGMVEEGRALLRRMREEFAVEPEAEHYACAADMLGRAGRLEEAKQVAEKAGEAGAWRAYLAACRMHGEAGMAEEAARRMLEFEGAGSGGWVLLANAYGSAGSFEGLEEVRGEMRRRGVRKAAPGCSWVEVGAVGVGVDGAAAGEGRTVHVFVSGDREHPEMERIYQMLHGLVGRMRECGYVPDLNI, from the coding sequence ttctcctccaccgccgctGCACGGACGCGGCCGCGCGAGGCCCGGGCGGTGCATGCGCTGCTCGTGACCTCCGGCGCGCTCCGCTCGTCCCCCTCCGCCCTGACCGCGCTCATCTCCGCCTACTCCGCGCTCTCCCTCCCCGCGCTCGCCCTCCGCGCCCTCGTCGCCTCCCCTCTCCCCCCCAACCTCGTCTCCTTCAACGCCGCGATCACCGCGCTCGCCTCCCACTCCctcccctccgccgccctcgacctcttccgccgcctccgccgcgcccTCCCCGACGAACCCCCCGACGCCTTCTCCTTCCCCCCCGTCCTCCGCGCCTGCGCCGACCTCCCCGCGCCCCACGCCCACCTCCACCTCCGCGCCCTCCACGCGCTCCTCCTCAAGTCCCGACTCCACCGCGACCTCTTCGTCGCCAGCGCCCTCGTCCGCTCctacctccgcctccgcctccccgACGACGCCGCCCACCTGTTCGACGAATGCGGCGGCGAGGCGGGCGCGCTGGGACCGGAGCGAGTCGGGGACGTCGTCCTCTGGAACGCCCTGCTCAACGGGCTCGCCCAGCTGGGCCGCTTCGGGCCCGCCCTGGAGTGCTTCCGCCGGATGCTCGGCGCGGGCGTCGCCCCGAGCAAGTTCACCGTCACCGGGATCCTCTCCGTCTTCACCGCCACGGCCGATTTGGGGAGCGGGCGAAAGGTCCACGCTTTCGCCGTGAAAGCCGCGCACGACCGCGAGGCCTCGGTCGCCAACGCGCTCGTGGACCTCTACGGCAAGTGCCATGAGTTGGGGGACGCCACAGAGGTCTTCGCCTCGATAGCCGACGACGACAGGGACCTCTTCTCGTGGAACTCCATGCTCTGCGCTCTGCACTATTCAGCGGACAACGTCGGCGTCCTGCGGCTCCTCGCGCACATGCGGCGCTCCGCCATTTGGCCCGACGCCGTCACGATGGCCGCCGTCCTCCTGACGAGCGGCATGTTCGGCAACAACGGCGGCGGCTCGTTGGACGTGTTTGCCGCCAATGCGCTGGAGGACATGTACGCGAAGAGCGGCGCGCTGGAGGACGCGCGGCGCGTGTTCGACCGGATGCCCGAACACGACTCTGCATCGTGGAACATCATGATCGACGGGTACGCGTCGCACGGGCGCGGCGGCGAAGCACTACGGCTGTTCGATCGGATGACGGCCGTCGAGAAGCTGGCGCCCGACGCGGTGACGCTGCTGGGGGCGCTGACAGCGTGCAGCCATGCAGGGATGGTGGAGGAGGGGCGCGCATTGCTGCGGCGGATGCGGGAGGAATTCGCGGTGGAGCCCGAGGCAGAGCACTATGCGTGCGCGGCGGACATGCTGGGCCGGGCGGGGAGGCTGGAGGAGGCGAAGCAGGTGGCGGAGAAAGCCGGCGAGGCGGGGGCGTGGCGGGCGTATTTGGCGGCGTGCAGGATGCATGGGGAGGCAGGgatggcggaggaggcggcgaggcggatgCTGGAGTTCGAGGGGGCGGGGAGTGGGGGGTGGGTGTTGCTGGCAAACGCCTACGGCTCGGCGGGGAGCTTTGAGGGGTTGGAGGAGGTGCGAGGAGAAATGAGGAGGAGAGGCGTGCGGAAGGCGGCGCCGGGGTGTAGTTGGGTGGAGGTGGGGgccgtcggcgtcggcgtcgacggcgcggcggcgggggaggggaGAACGGTGCATGTGTTTGTGAGTGGGGATAGGGAGCACCCGGAGATGGAGAGGATATATCAGATGCTGCATGGGCTTGTAGGGAGGATGAGAGAGTGTGGCTACGTCCccgatttaaatatttaa
- the LOC109728115 gene encoding uncharacterized protein LOC109728115 → MSPEKMFIPTPHSPLLSPKPYSPNPPSSPPLLPPTILIPFLRSPPRMSLRFICKAAASVSGSGAEYPVGQSAEQLAGESHAKPKMRRKVAGADQEELLEPEALADPDSCFYEFNGVKIHHKVCHNGAKEEEADAGKIGLPLILLHGFGASVFSWDRVMKPLARVVGSKVLAFDRPAFGLTSRLSYFGQSGIGGGDAMPLNPYSMAFSVLATLSFIDLLGAQKAILMGHSAGCLVAVNTYFEAPERVAALILVAPAIVAPFLMRKENQVDKGEKRKDENSNLDSRENPFVRIWSAFCQLCMNLVGLALKMVKRMRDMVKTLYARALSVVLRSTFAVMLIRMIIDKFGIVAIRNAWFDANQVNDHVLQGYTKPLRAKGWETALLEYTLAMILDSGSKPPISKRLSEILCPVLIVTGDTDRLVPSWNAERLSRAIPNSTFEVIKNCGHLPHEEKVDEFLSVVERFLQRVFGVRNEELFEAAA, encoded by the exons atgtCCCCCGAAAAAATGTTCATCCCTACCCCCCACTcccccctcctctcccccaAACCCTATTCACCCAATCCACCCTCTTCACCTCCTCTCCTTCCCCCTACAATTCTCATTCCCTTTCTCCGATCCCCGCCCCGTATGAGCCTCCGATTCATCTGCAAAGCCGCCGCCTCTGTTAGCGGCTCCGGCGCCGAGTACCCCG TGGGACAATCCGCCGAACAGTTGGCAGGCGAAAGCCACGCGAAGCCGAAGATGCGACGGAAAGTCGCAGGGGCCGATCAGGAGGAGTTGCTGGAGCCGGAGGCGTTGGCCGATCCCGATAGCTGCTTCTATGAGTTCAATGGTGTTAAGATCCACCACAAGGTTTGCCACAATGGGGCCAAAGAAGAGGAGGCGGATGCTGGGAAGATTGGATTGCCCCTGATTCTGTTGCATGGCTTTGGGGCCTCGGTGTTCTCGTGGGACCGTGTGATGAAGCCGTTAGCGAGGGTGGTCGGTTCGAAGGTTCTCGCCTTCGATCGGCCGGCGTTTGGGCTCACCTCGAGGCTGAGCTATTTTGGGCAGTCGGGTATTGGCGGAGGCGATGCGATGCCTTTGAATCCTTACTCGATGGCTTTCTCTGTTCTTGCGACGCTCTCTTTTATTGATTTATTGGGTGCCCAAAAGGCCATTTTGATGGG GCATTCAGCCGGTTGCCTCGTAGCAGTTAACACATACTTCGAAGCGCCTGAGAGGGTTGCCGCACTTATTCTTGTTGCCCCAGCCATTGTTGCTCCCTTTCTCATGCGAAAGGAGAATCAGGTGGACaagggagagaaaagaaaagatgagaattcaaacttggattCGCGTGAGAACCCGTTTGTGAGGATTTGGAGTGCCTTTTGCCAGTTATGTATGAATCTTGTGGGGCTTGCTCTAAAAATGGTGAAACGGATGAGAGATATGGTTAAAACACTTTACGCTAGAGCTTTGTCGGTGGTTCTGCGATCAACATTCGCTGTAATGCTG ATAAGAATGATCATTGATAAGTTTGGTATTGTGGCGATTCGAAATGCATGGTTTGATGCAAACCAAGTAAACGACCATGTCCTACAAGGTTATACAAAG CCATTGAGAGCCAAGGGTTGGGAAACGGCTCTTTTGGAGTATACTTTAGCTATGATTTTGGATTCGGGATCGAAACCACCAATTTCTAAAAGGCTATCTGAGATCTTATGCCCTG TGCTGATAGTGACCGGCGACACTGACCGACTTGTTCCTTCATGGAATGCCGAGCGTCTGTCACGGGCTATACCAAACTCCACCTTTGAAGTAATCAAGAATTGCGGCCACTTGCCTCACGAAGAAAAAGTCGATGAATTCTTGTCAGTTGTTGAAAGGTTCCTACAAAGGGTTTTTGGTGTGCGAAATGAAGAACTCTTTGAAGCAGCAGCGTGA
- the LOC109728117 gene encoding uncharacterized protein LOC109728117 yields the protein MVKICIEICIISARGLRRKSSLLKPQWFAVGWIDPNNKYCTKIDTSGSPNPTWKTKFSVLIDGGDPKLKELSLTVEVHRREPIFLREHLQGVAVVPLKEFIAKFVRDDEGSRSLVEETGSFQLRKRSSGKPKGLVDVSISISEEREGPQEGFTYSDHKTGITLAIEDGPVYTYPTQPHPPALGQHGGFSQRNYPYTNPLNRPSPSSASDASLYGRPPTPPPPPPPSYTGFLPAPFPPTARLPESYINMPSSRPAGQSSGPTGPGFTMGLGAGALAAGAMIFGDDFLSGPSFPADLGGGSLTVSTDPPF from the exons atggtaaaaatCTGCATTGAAATCTGCATCATATCCGCCCGCGGCCTCCGGCGCAAATCCTCTCTCTTGAAGCCTCAATGGTTCGCTGTCGGCTGGATCGATCCCAACAACAAATACTGCACCAAAATCGACACGTCGGGCTCTCCGAACCCCACATGGAAAACCAAGTTCTCGGTGTTGATTGATGGAGGAGATCCCAAACTAAAAGAGTTGTCATTAACTGTGGAGGTGCATAGAAGAGAGCCCATATTCTTAAGGGAGCATCTTCAAGGAGTTGCAGTTGTTCCATTGAAGGAATTCATAGCGAAGTTTGTGCGCGATGACGAAGGCTCGAGATCGCTGGTCGAGGAAACGGGGAGTTTCCAGTTGAGGAAGAGGAGCTCAGGAAAGCCGAAAGGGTTGGTTGATGTATCGATTTCGATCTCTGAGGAAAGAGAAG GTCCACAAGAGGGCTTCACATACTCAGATCACAAGACTGGAATCACACTAGCAATAGAAGATGGGCCAGTATACACTTACCCCACACAACCGCATCCGCCGGCCTTAGGCCAACATGGGGGCTTCAGCCAACGCAATTATCCATATACCAACCCTTTAAATCGCCCGAGTCCATCATCGGCATCAGATGCGAGCTTATACGGCCGGCCTCCGActccaccgccgccaccgccgccctcATATACCGGCTTCCTCCCAGCTCCTTTCCCACCAACGGCTCGGTTGCCGGAGAGTTACATAAATATGCCATCAAGTAGACCTGCAGGCCAAAGCTCTGGGCCCACCGGACCAGGCTTTACTATGGGCCTCGGCGCTGGAGCATTGGCTGCAGGTGCTATGATATTTGGCGACGATTTCTTATCAGGCCCGAGTTTCCCTGCTGATCTTGGGGGTGGAAGCCTCACTGTCTCCACTGATCCTCCATTCTGA